The segment GTCGCCCTCGAGGCGCGGACGGCGCCGGCCCGTCGCGCCGCCTACCTGTCGCGGGTCGCCTCGAACGCCGTCGTCGGCATCGGCCTGGCCCTCCACGAGAACCGCGTCGTCCAGAGCGAAGCCGCGGCCTCCTGAAAAAAACTTCACCAACCCGCTAACGGCGACGCTCCAGCCGCCGATAGCACTAGATAACCGGCCCACGGATGGACCGGTGAACACCACCCAACATCACGGAAGAGAGAAACATCATGGGTTTCCAGATCAACAACAACCTGGTTGCGAACAACACGTACCGCAACCTGAACAGCACGCAGAACGACCTGTCGAAGTCCCTCGAGAAGCTCTCGAGCGGTCTCCGCATCAACCGCGCTGCTGACGACGCGGCCGGCCTCGCGATCTCCGAGGGCCTGAAGTCCCAGGTCGGCGGTCTGACCGTCGCCGCCCGCAACTCCCAGGACGGCATCAGCGTCGTCCAGACCGCGGAAGGTGGACTGACCGAAGCTCAGTCGATCCTTCAGCGCATGCGAGACCTCTCCGTTCAGGCCGGCAACGACTCGAACAACGCGGACTCGCGCGACGCGATCAAGACGGAGACGGACGCCCTCACCAAGGAGCTCACCCGGATCTCGGCCTCCACCAACTTCAACGGCATCAACCTGCTCGACGGGTCGGCTGGCGCCGCTGCGGACGGCAAGCTGAGCTTCCAGGTCGGTGCGGGTGCCAACGCCGCTGCCAACACGATCACCGTCGACCTCGGTTCGGCCAACGTCGCGTCGGTCTCCACCGCCGTCGCCGGCATCGACCTGACCACGGCCACCGGTGCCGCCTCGGCGATCACCACGATCGACGCGCAGATCAAGGCCGTCTCGACGGCTCGTGCAGGCCTCGGTGCGGTCCAGAACCGCTTCGAGCACGCGATCAACAACACGAACGTCGCCAAGGAGAACCTGACCGCGGCGTCCTCGCGTATCACCGACACCGACATGGCGTCGGAGATGGTCAAGTACACCCGCTCCAGCATCCTCAGCCAGGCCGGCACCGCGATGCTCGCCCAGGCGAACCAGAGCACCCAGGGTGTGCTGTCGCTGCTCCGCTAGCACCACCCGTTCCGCGCTAGCGCGGGACTGACCCGCAGCGGTGGGCGAGGGGAGGAAGTTCGGGTCTTCCCCTCGTCCCCGCCGCGACACCGTCGGCATCGACCCCGCCCGAGAGGAGCAGCGCATGGTTTCAGGACTCGCCGTCGACGGCCTCGTCTCCGGTCTCGACACGACCTCCCTCATCAACTCCCTGATGACCGCGGAGTCGCAGCCCCAGACCCTCCTCAAGGCGAAGGTCACCGACACCCAGTCGACCATCACGGCGCTCCAGGGCCTCAACAGCCAGGTCGCCGCCCTCGCCACCCTGGCCACGACGACGAAGTCGCCCACGGCCCTCTCCCTCTTCTCGACGACGTCGAGCTCCACCAACGTCACCGCGACGGCCTCGACAGCCGCGACCCCCGGCACCCTTGACATCGTCGTGGGCGCCGTTGCGCAGGCCAAGGTCGGCGTCAGCGCCGCCATGACCGCCTGGCCGGACAGTCCGCCGAAGATCACCATCGTGGGCGCCGCCGGCACCGCCGTCGAGATCTCGCCCGCCTCGTCGTCCATCGACGACGTCGTGTCGGCCGTCAACAGCTCGGCGGCCGGCGTCAAGGCCGTCAAGGTCGCCTCGGGCAAGGACGCCTCGGGAGCCGTGCAGTACCGCCTGCAGTTCACCTCGAACACCTCCGGCGCGGCCGGCTCGTTCGAGATCTACCGCGGTACCGGCGCCGACGTGACCGCCGGCACCGCCACGAACGTCCTCGGCGACCCCGGCGCCGCCGTGGTCAAGCAGGCGCAGGACGCGCGGGTCACCCTCTGGGCGGGCACGAGCGCCGAGCAGACCATCACCTCGGCCACCAACACCTTCGCCGACCTCCTGCCGGGCGTCTCCGTGACGGTGAACAAGGCGTCGACGGACCCGATCCAGCTGTCCGTCGCCCGCGACCAGACCGCGTCGAGCGCGGTCGCCGGCGCCCTCGTCACCAGCCTGAACAACATCTTCTCGCTCATCCAGACGAAGAGCGCGACGACGACGAGCACCGACTCCACCGGGAAAGCCACCGTCTCCGGCGGTCCGTTCACCGGCGACAGCACCGTGCGCGGCGTCAACCAGGCGCTCATCACCGCCGCCTCGATGCCGGTCAACGGCCGCTCCCCGTCGGAGATCGGCATCAGCATCAACCGCGACGGAAGCTTCGACTACGACGCCGCCAAGTTCCAGACGGCGCTCGCGACCGACCCGGTCGGAACCCAGACCCTCCTCACCGCTCTCGCCTCCCGCGTCGCCGACGCCGCGACGCAGTCCTCCGACAAGTACTCCGGTCAGATCACCAGCGTCATCAACGGGCAGAAGTCGCTCGTCACCAGCCTCAGCGCGCAGGTCTCCGAGTGGGACCTCCGCCTGACGGACCGGCGCGCGTCGCTGGAGAAGATCTACTCCAACCTCGAGGTGCAGCTCTCGACCCTCAAGGCCCAGCAGTCCTCGCTGTCCGGCTCCCTCTCGTCCCTCTCCTCCTCGACGGGCTGATCATGACCCTCACCTACGGCGCTGCCGCGCAGCGCGACCAGTACAACCGCGAGGCGGTCCTCTCCGCGACGCCGGCGCGACTCATCACGCTCCTCTACGACCGCCTCCTGCTCGACCTCGGTCGCGCCGAGGTGGCGCAGACCTCCGGCCGGTGGCCGATGGCGTCGGAGAACCTCCTGCACGCGCAGGCCATCGTCGCCGAGCTGACCTCGTCGCTCCGCGTCGACCTCTGGGAGGGCGGCGAGGGCCTCCTCGCCCTCTACAACTACGTCTCGACGGCGTTGATCAACGCGAACATCCACCGCGACGTCGAACTCACCCGCGAGAGCATCGGGCTCCTCGAGCCGCTCCGCCAGGCCTGGCACGAGGCGACGGCGCAGGCCCCGGCCACGCCCGCCCTCTCGACCGACTCGCTCAGCTTCGCCGGCGGGAGCCTCGGCGTTGCCTGAGATCGTTTCGATCCGTGAGGCCAAGCCCGGCACCGACGAGACGCGCGGGGCCTGGCTCCGGGTGCTCGCCGAGATGGAGCGGGCCGCAGGATCCGCGACCGACGGCGTCGAGACTCCTGCCGTCTGGCTCGCCCCCGAGGGCCTCGGCCCGATGCCCGCCGATCTCGAGGAGCGGGCCCGCGCGATCGCCGCGCGCCAGCAGCGCGCCATCGAGAGCGTGCAGGAGGCCCGGCTGACGGTGTCGAGGCATCTCTCGGCCCTCCGCACGGTCCCCGCTCCCCGCCAGACCGATCGCTCGGTCTACCTCGACGTCACCGGCTGACGTCCCCGACTCCCGCGCTGGCCCCCGAAGACGGGGCGGGCGGCGGGGTGATCGACCCTAACGGGCCTCCGGCATCCGCCGATAGAGCCCTGTGAGCACGGATCGCTCACCCCTCAGGCCACGGATCGGCCGCCCTCCCGCAATCGCGAAGCGAGCAGTCGTGCTGGAATCCGTGACCTCCAAGGCCCTCGAGAGTGCTCTCGACGGTCTGTCGATGCGCCAGAAGGCGATCGCGAACAACATCGCGAACATCAACACCCCCGGCTACACGGCCGAGCGCGTCTCCTTCGAGGACGCCCTCGCGGCCTCCGTGGACGCGGGCAACGGGTCGGCCGCCCCCTCGATGTCCCGCTCGATGGAGCCCACCCGCGAGGACGGCAACAACGTCAACCTCGACACCGAGACCCTCAGCAACACGACGACCGTCCTGCAGTACCAGTTCGCCACGCAGGCCGAGAACAACGTCCTCACCAGCGTCCGCGCCGTTCTGAAGAACAGCTGATGGGCATGTTCGACGCGATCGGGATCGCGAGCACCGGCCTCACCGTCCACCGCAAGTGGCTCGACGCCATCTCCGACAACATCGCCAACGTCAACACCGCCAAGCCGATGTCCGGCGCCGCCTTCCAGGCGCGCTACGTCGAGGTGCAGGAGGGCGAGGGCGTCTCCGGCGTCTACGTCAAGGGTGCCGCCTTCGGCAGCGCCGAGGGCCGCGTCACCTACGACCCCACCAACCCCGAAGCCAACAAGGACGGGTACGTCCGCCTCCCCGACATCGACCTCGGCACGCAGATGGCCGACCTGATCATGGCGCAGCGCGGCTACCAGGCGAACGCCGCCGTCGTCGACCGGGCCAAGACGTCGTACGAGGCCGCCCTCCAGATCGGACGCAACTGATGCCCCTCTCTCCCGTCAACGGAGCCTTCCCGGTCTCCTCGACCGCGGTCGACCCGTCGCAGACCATCGGCGCCAACCAGGACGCCTCCGCCGTCAACGGCCTCGACGCCACCCCGACCGTCGGCGCCTCGAGCTTCGGCAACGTCATCGACGGCCTGCAGTCGCTGCAGGGCCAGTCGCAGGCGCTCGCCGTCAAGGCCGTCACCGGCGGCGTCGACGACGTCCACACCGCCACCATCGCCGCCACCCGCGCTCAGGTCACCCTCGAGCTCGTCTCCGCCGTCCGCAACAAGGGCGTCGACGCCTTCAACGAGATCATGAGGATGCAGGCCTGATGCCTCCCGCCCTGAAGTCCCTTCTCACCGGCCTCGGCGACCGCGTCCGGTCGTTCACCGTCGCGCAGCGCACCCTGGCCGTCATCGGCGTCGCCGTGCTCGTCCTCGGCTCGGTCGCGCTCACGTCCTGGCTGACCAAGCCCTCCTACACGCCGCTCTTCACCGGCCTGGCCGCCACGGACGCCTCCGGCGTCGTCAACCAGCTCTCCGCCGACGGCGTGCCCTACCAGCTCACCGACGGCGGCTCGACGATCCTCGTGCCGCAGGCGCAGGTCTACCAGGAGCGCCTCAAGGCGGCGTCGGCCGGTCTCCCCGCCGACAACACCGGCGGCTACTCGCTCCTCGACACCATGGGCGTCACCTCGTCGGAGTTCCAGCAGAACGTCACCTACAAGCGCGCGATCGAGGGCGAGCTCGCCAAGACGATCGGCGCGCTCGACGGCGTCAAGACGGCGAGCGTCCAGCTCGCCATCCCGCAGGAGACCGTCTTCTCCGACCAGAAGCAGGATCCGACGGCCTCCGTCTTCGTCGAGACGACGCCGGGCACCACCCTCTCGAACGAGCAGGTCCAGGCGATCGTCCACCTCACCTCGGCGTCGATCGAGGGCATGAAGGCGACCGACGTGTCGGTCGTCGACTCCAAGGGGAACGTGCTCTCCGCCGTCGGCACCGGGGCCACGGGCACCGCGGGCCAGCAGGCCGGCGAGTACCAGACGCAGACGCAGTCGAACGTGCAGGCCATGCTCGACAAGGTCCTCGGCGCCGGCAACTCCACCGTCGTGGTGGCAGCCGACGTCAACCAGAACTCGGGCACGAAGGTGCAGGAGTCGTACACGGCTCCCACCGGCGGCGCGGCTCCCCTCAGCGAGTCCAGCACCAAGGAGCAGTACGCCGGCGGCGGCGCCGGCGCGGGCAACGCCACCGGCGTCCTCGGTCCCGACAACATCGCCGTGCCGAACGGGTCCGCGACCGGGAGCTCGACCACCGGCGCCGGCGGCTACGTCAACGAGTCCGCCACGAAGGACAACGCCGTCGACAAGACCACCGAGTCGACCACCATCCCCGCCGGGGCGCTCACCAAGCAGACCGTCTCCGTCGCCATCAACTCGAAGATCGCGAGCAAGCTCAACCTCGGCAACATCAACGACCTCGTCTCGAAGGCCGCCGGCATCGACACGACGCGCGGCGACCAGGTCAGCGTCCAGATGGTCGACTTCAACGACTCCGGATCCAAGGCCGCAGCGGCCGCCCTCAAGGCCGCCGACGCGCAGGCCGCCAGCGACAGCATGTGGTCGACGATCCGCACCGGGCTCATCGCCGCCGGCATCGGCATCCCGCTGATCGTCGCCCTCTTCCTGCTGACCCGCCGCGGTCGCAAGCAGGAGCGCGAGGACATCGACCTGGGCGAGATCGCCTCCGTCGCGACGACGTGGCCGGGCGACCCGGCGACCAAGCCGCTCCTGCTCGACGACGTCGAGGCCCGCCGCCTCCTGGAGTCGTCGCAGCCGATGACCGCGCCGACCGCCCAGCTGCCTCAGCTCGGCACCGAGGGTGCGACCCTCGAGCGTCAGCGCGCCGAGATCGACGCGCTCGCCGGAGCCGACCCCGACCGCACGGCCGAGCTCCTCCGCGGTCTGCTCGACGACAGGCAGACGGTATGAGCCCGATCGGGACCGCCGAGCTGACCGGGGCCCAGAAGGTCGCCGTCATCCTCATGCAGATGGACCAGGCGCGCGCCGCCACGGTCATGCAGCGCTTCAACGACACCGAGGCCGACGAGATCACGGCCGAGCTCGTCAAGATGCGGCGCGTCGACGCCCAGGTCGCCGACACCGCCGTCGCCGAGTTCCACGACCTCACGCGTCGCGGGCGGATCAACCCCCGCGGCGGCCGCGACTTCGCGGTCGGCCTGCTGGAGGCGTCGTTCGGCTCCGAGAAGGCCGCCGGCGTCATGGAGCGCCTGGCCTCGTCGATGGCCGGGAAGTCGTTCGAGTTCCTCGAGGCAGCCGACTCCGGTCAGCTCCTCACGCTCCTCGACGGCGAGCTGCCGCAGACCATCGCCCTCGTCCTCGCCCACCTCGGCGCCGACCAGGCGTCCGCCGTGCTCACCGGCCTCGAGGCCGGGCTCCGCACCGACGTCGCCCAGGCGATCGCCACCATGGGCACCGCCACGCCCGAGGCCGTCGGCATCGTCGCGCAGACCCTCCGCGTCCGCGCCGGAGCCGTCGTCGCGCCGCGCGAGCAGGTCGAGGCGGTCGGCGGGATCCAGCCGCTCGTCGAGATCATCAACCGCTCGGACGCCGCGACCGAGCGGCTCCTGCTCGAGAGCCTCGAGGCGCGCGACCCCGCGCTCGCCGAGGAGGTCCGCTCCCGGATGCTCACCTTCGTCGACATCGTCAAGCTCGACGCCCGCGACATCCAGCAGGTGCTCCGCGGCATCGACGCGGCCGTGCTCGCGATCGCCATGAAGGGCGCGCCGGAGCCGGTCACCGAGGTCATCCGCTCGAACGTCTCGGAGCGCAACCGCGAGCTGCTGGACGACGAGATCCGCGCCGCCGGCCCCGTCCGCCTCTCGCAGGTCGAGGAGGCGCGCGCCTCGGTGGTCCGCGCCATCCGCGAGCTCGAGGCGCAGGGCGCCATCACCGTGCAGCGCGGCGACGAGGAGGCCCTCGTTGAGTAACGATCTCCTCGCCGCTCCGGCGTTCGCCCGCGTCGCCTTCCCGGTCCTCCGCGATCCCGCCTCGGCGGCCCGCGAGGACGAGGCGTCCCAGCGCGGCCACGCCGCCGGCTACGCGGCCGGTCTCTGCGCCGCCGCCGCCGAGACCGCCGCCCTCCGCAGCGCTCTCGAGGCGGAGTCCGCGGCCGTCGTCGCGCAGTCGCGCGCCCGCACCGATCGTGCCGTGGCCCTCCTCGGAGCGGCCGCCGACGCCCTCGAGGCACGCCAGCGGGCGCTCCGCACCGAAGCGCAGGAGACGCTGCTCGCGACGTCCGTCCAGCTCGCCGAGGCCATCCTGGGCGCCGAGATCCGCGACAACCCGGCCTCGACGGTCGTCGCCGCCCTCACCAGGGCCCTCACCACCATCGACCCGGGCGACGTCGTCCGCGTCCGCCTGCACCCGGCCGACCTCGAGCTGCTCGACCCCGCCGACCTCGTCACGCTCGGCGTCGACGTCGTCCCGGATCCCGTGCTCGAGCGCGGCGACGCCCGCGCCGACCTCGAGGACGGCTTCCTCGACGCCACCCTCGGGACGGCCCTCGGCCGCGCCCGGACGATCCTCCTCGGCGGTGCCGCGTGATCGCCGCCGTGCAGGACCGTCTCGGTCGCGCCGCCCTCGCCGCGCGCCCGCAGCGCGTCGGGGTCGTCAGCAGCGTCGTCGGCCTCGGCGTCACCGTCGCGGGCCTGGAGTGCTCCCTGGGCGAGGTCGTCGAGATCGGCGACGGCCGCCTGGCCGAGGTCGTCGCGACGACCGCCTCCGGGATCCGCTGCATGCCTCTCGGCCCCCTCACGGGCGTCCACTCCGGCATGGCCGTGCGCCCCACCGGCCAGCCGATCCTCGTCCCCACCGGTCGCGGTCTCTTCGGCCGCGTGATCGACGGCCTCGGCCGGCCGATCGACGGCAAGGGTCCCCTCCTCAGCGACGGCCTCGCCCCGCTCGACCACGAGACGCCCTCGTCGATGCACCGCGCCCGGATCGCGTCGCCGCTGCAGCTCGGCGTCCGCGCCCTCGACACCCTCACCACGGTCGGCCGCGGCCAGCGCCTCGGCCTCTTCGCCGGCTCCGGCGTCGGCAAGTCGTCGCTCTTGTCGATGATCGCCCGCGGCACGGACGCCCAGGTGAGCGTCGTCGCCCTCGTCGGGGAGCGCGGCCGCGAGGTGCGCGAGTTCCTCGAGGACGACCTCGGCCCCGAGGGTCTCGCCCGTTCGATCGTGGTCGTGTCCACCTCCGACGAGCCCGCCCTGATGCGCCTCCGCGCCGCCTTCGTGGCCACGCGCATCGCCGAGTCGTTCCGCGACCGCGGCGCCGACGTCGTGCTGATGATGGACTCGCTGACGCGCGTCGCGATGGCCCAGCGCGAGATCGGCCTCTCGGTCGGGGAGCCCCCGGCCACGCGCGGCTACCCGCCGTCGACCTTCTCCACCCTCGCGACGCTCCTGGAGCGCGCCGGCACCGACCAGGTCGGCTCCATCACGGGCCTCTACACGGTGCTCGTCGACGGCGACGACCACAACGAGCCGATCGCCGACGCGGCCCGGAGCATCCTGGACGGCCACATCGTCCTCGACCGCAAGCTCGCCGTGACCGGCCACTTCCCGTCGATCGACGTGCTCGGCTCCATCTCGCGCGTCGCCTCCAAGGTCATCTCGCCCGAGCAGTCGGCGGCCGCGCGCACGCTCCGCACGGTCATGGCCGCGCGCAAGCAGGCCCAGGACCTCATCGACGTCGGCGCGTACCAGCCGGGCAGCAACCCGCTGGTCGACGCGGCCGTCGCCCACCAGGGCGACATCGACGACTTCCTGCAGCAGCGGATGGACGACCAGACCCCGTCGGCCGAGGCCTGGGCCCGGCTCCAGGCGCTCGCCGCCCGCCTCGCCGGGGGTGCGTCCGCATGAGGTCGTTCTCGCTCGCGGGTCTCCTCCGGGTCCGTCACGCGCAGCAGCAGAAGGCGATGGCCGAGCTGTCCGACGCCAACCGCCGCGTCCGCGACGTCGCCACGCGCCGCGCCCAGGTCGAGCGCACGCTCGAGGGCGCCGTCGCCGGCAACGCCGTCGTCACCGACGCGGGGACCCTGATCGCGATCGCGGCGGCCCGCGCCTCCACCCGGGGCATGCTGGCCGAGCTCGACGCGGTCGCCGACGCGCACCGCACCGCCGCCGACGAGGCGCAGACGGCCTACAACGCGAGCCGCGCCCGGGCCATCGCCCTCGAGAAGCTCGAGGCGCGCCACGTCGCGGAGGCGCTGGCCGAAGACCTCCACCAGGAGCAGATCGCGCTCGACGAGATCGCCTCCGTCGCACACCACCGAGACGACCTCCAGGGGGAGCAGTCATGAGCATCAGCACCGTGATGAGCAGGATCACCGAGATCCAGGACACCATCGCGCAGATCCGCACGGGTGCGTCCCCGGCCGGCTCCTCGGCGTCGTCGAGCGCCAGCGACGCCTCGAGCGCCACGGACTTCGCCTCCGCCCTCGCCACGGCGGGCGCCACCGGCACCGACGCCGCGACGTCGGGCACGACCGCGACCGGCACCGCGACTCCCGCGTCCCCCACCGGCGGACTCGTCGACAACGGCGTCACCGGCGACGACGTGGTGGCCGACGCCAAGAAGTACCTCGGCGTCCCCTACGTCTTCGGCGGCACGACGCGCTCGGGCATGGACTGCTCCGGCCTCGTGCAGACCGTCTTCAAGGACCTCGGGATCACGATGCCCCGCGTCGTCCCGGACCAGGCGAAGATGGGCGTCGCCGTCCCCGACCTCGCCCACGCCAAGGCCGGCGACATCATCTCGACGAAGAGCGGCGGGCACATCGTCATCTACCTGGGCGACGGCAAGATCCTGCACGCCCCGCGCCCCGGCAAGGACGTCCGCATCATCGACAACTACCTCAAGGACAGCGACATCGGATCGATCCGCCGCATCGTGCCCTCCAGCGACAGCGTGTCGGCCGCGCCGGTCTCCTCGGCGGCCTCCGCCTCCCGGATCGGCTCGACCTCGCAGTCCGACCTGATGCAGGCCGCGCTCCAGCAGTTCCTCGCCACGACGGGAGCCTCCGCATGAGCGGCCTGCCGATCGCCTCCACCGGTGTCGCTCCGGCCCGTGCCGCGCAGCGCCCCTCGTCCGTCCCCGACTCGGGTGCGGCCTCGTCGTTCGACCTGGCGATGCAGGGCGCGCAGGAGCCCCGTCCCGAGTCGTCCGCCGCGTCGAACGCCCCCGGGCACCGTGCGCCCCGCCACGCGGAGACCCGCGACGCCGCCGCGAGCACCCCGGGGAACGGCGCCCCCGCCGACCGGGAGACCGCGAGCGACGCCGCGTCCGCCGCTGCGCCCGCCACCGCGCCGACCGCCGCAGCACCGTCCGCCGCGTCGGCGTCCGCGTCCGCTCCCGCTTCCGCGGCCGCGACCCCGGTGCCGACGGCTCCCACCGTCTCGCCGTCGGCCGCGGCGCTGCTCGGCTCGGCGTTCGCCGCGGCCGCACTGGCTGCGAGCCCCGGTGCCCCGCTCGCCGGTCAGGCGACCGCGGGTGCCGCGGTCTCGGGTGCCACAGTCGCCGGTGCCACGGCCTCGGGCGCCACGGTGTCGGGTGCGACGGTCTCCGCCGCCTCCCCGCTCGCGGACCCCGTGGCCGCGACGCCCGCCGCCGCGGCCGTCTCGGTCGCCGTGACGCCCGCTCCCGTGCTGCCCGCCACCGACGGGACTCCGCTCGCCGGGCTCTCCACCGCCGCCGCGGCCGCCGATGTCGCGGTCGCTCCGGCCCGAGCTGCCGGGGGCCGAGTCGTCTCGACCGGTACCGCCTCGACCGGCACCGTCTCGACCGGCACCGTCTCGACCGGCACCGTCACGTCCTCTCGGGTCGCGTCCGCCACCGGACCGGCCGCGGGCGCCACCGCGGGTCTCCCGTCCGCCGCCGTCTCCGCGGCTGCCGCCCCCGGCGTCGCCGGTGCCGCCGGTGCCGCCGTCGCGACGCCGACCTCCCCGACCGCGGCGGCCGCTCAGGCCGCACCCGCGACCCCGGCCACCCCCTCGGGCGCCGCCGCACCGTCGGCGCCGGCTCCCGCGCCCGTCGCAGCCGCCGTCGCGCCGCCCGCGGCTCAGACCGCAGCCGCCGCCGTCGCCACCCCGGTGGCGTCCGGCGACGCGCGTCCCGCGGCGAAGTCCGCGGACCGTGCGGCAGCGGCCCCGGCCGTGGCAGGTGCCGGCGACGTCGCGCAGCCCCCCGCGGGCGCCACCGGAGCACCCGCCGTCGCGCAGCCGATGTCGACGACCGGTGCCGCGGCTCCTGCCGTCTCGCAGCCGGCGCAGCCGCAGCCTCTCGCCCAGCAGCTCGCTCGCCCCGTCTTCACGCTGGCCGCGGCCGGCACCGGCGAGCACGTCGTCACGGTCCAGGTCACGCCGGATGCGCTCGGCCCCGTCACGGTCCGCGCCCACGTCGCCGCGAGCGGGATGCACGTCGAGCTGTTCGCGCAGTCCGACGCCGGTCGCGACGCGGTGCGCGGCATCCTGCAGGATCTCCGCCGCGACCTGCAGACGTCGGGCCTCCAGGCGAGCGTCGACCTGTCGTCGCAGAACCAGCCCTCCGGCCAGTCGGGCGGGCAGGCCGCCGCTCAGGCGAACGCGCAGGCCCAGGCGGACGCCCGCCGAGAGGCCGCCGCCGACGCGGGCCGGGCGCAGCAGCGCGACGGTCGCCCCGCGGCAGGCGGCACCCCCGAGATCGCCGGCCTCGTGCGCGACCCGCGCTCGACGCTCACCGCCACCTCCATCGACGTGATGGCCTGAAAGGACGACCCCATGCCACTCGACGGCATCACCGGAACGGTGTCCACCAGCGTTCCCGCCACCTCCACCAGCGCCACCCGAACTCCCAAGCAGGAGATGGACAGCCAGATGTTCATGCAGCTCCTCGTGAAGCAGCTGCAGAACCAGGATCCGTCGTCGCCGATGGACACGAACGCCATGATCAGCCAGACCACGCAGCTGGCGATGATGGAGCAGGTCACCAACAACACCACCACCGGCAACGAGAACTTCTCGCTGCAGATGCGCATCTCGGCCGCCAACCTCGTCGGCCGACAGGTCTCCTACACGGACGCCGCCACCGGCAAGGCGGTCACGGGCACGGCGAGCGCCGTCTCGTTCGCCGGGTCGGTGCCGACCGTCACCGTCGGCGGCAAGGACATCGACCTCGACTCGATCTCCGGCGTCGTCGATCCCACGGTCGCCGCCAAGGCCTCCTGACCCCCCCCCAGCTCTCCCGCTCTTCTCCACCCCTCCTTCCTCGAAAGGCAGTCACCATGCTCCGCTCGCTCTACTCCGGCATCGCCGGCCTCCGCGCCCACCAGACCATGCTCGACGTCACCGGCAACAACATCGCCAACGTCAACACCGTGGGCTTCAAGGGCTCCGCGACCGTGTTCCAGGACACCCTGTCGCAGATCACCCACGGCGCCGGCGGCCCGCAGGCCGGCCTCGGCGGCACCAACCCCGCGCAGGTGGGCCTCGGCGTGCAGGTCGCCGGGATCACGACGAACTTCTCCCAGGGCTCGGCGCAGGCCACCGGCAAGGCCACCGACCTGATGATCTCGGGCGACGGCTTCTTCGTCACCCGGAGCGGCAACCAGAGCGTCTACACGCGCGCCGGGTCGTTCGACTTCGACGCCCAGGGCCGCCTCACCACGACCGACGGCAAGATCGTCCAGGGCTACTCGGCGACCAACGGGGTCGTGAACACCGGTGGCGGGCTCTCCGACATCATGCTCCCCGTCGGCGCGACCTCCCCGGCGCTCGCCACCACGTCGGCGAAGGTCGGCGGCAACCTGCCCGGCGACGCGGCGACCGGCACCGCGATCACCCGCGACGTCGACGTCTACGACGCGCAGGGCACGAAGCGCACGCTCACGCTGAACTTCACGAAGACGGCGGCCGGCTGGGACGTCGCCGGCTCCGACGGGACCGGCGCGACGGGCACCACGAGCCTCGCGTTCTCGAACGGACAGCAGACGACGGCGGGCTCGCTGGCCGTCGGCGGCATCACCGTGGACCTGTCGAAGGCCACCGGTTACGCCTCGCTCTCGACCGCGGCCATCTCCGACGTCGACGGCCGCCAGGCCGGCACGCTGAACGGCTACACGATCTCCGCCGACGGCACGCTCATCGGCTCGTTCTCGAACGGCCAGTCCTCCGCGCTCGGCCGCATCGCGCTCGCCACCTTCACCAAC is part of the Frondihabitans sp. 762G35 genome and harbors:
- a CDS encoding flagellar hook protein FlgE, yielding MLRSLYSGIAGLRAHQTMLDVTGNNIANVNTVGFKGSATVFQDTLSQITHGAGGPQAGLGGTNPAQVGLGVQVAGITTNFSQGSAQATGKATDLMISGDGFFVTRSGNQSVYTRAGSFDFDAQGRLTTTDGKIVQGYSATNGVVNTGGGLSDIMLPVGATSPALATTSAKVGGNLPGDAATGTAITRDVDVYDAQGTKRTLTLNFTKTAAGWDVAGSDGTGATGTTSLAFSNGQQTTAGSLAVGGITVDLSKATGYASLSTAAISDVDGRQAGTLNGYTISADGTLIGSFSNGQSSALGRIALATFTNPAGLEKVGNSGYVATANSGAIAVGAPGDPGRGALAGGTLEMSNVDLSQEFTNLIVAQRGFQANARIITTSDEVLQELTNLKR